The following are encoded together in the Capsulimonas corticalis genome:
- the ruvA gene encoding Holliday junction branch migration protein RuvA has translation MIAHLNGVVARVEATYIVLDVGGVGYKVAVPVSVLTALPPVGDKTLLHIHTIVREDDIALYGFAQPGDQRVFELLIGVTGVGPKVALSVLSAMDADTLARAIANEDTKTLIRIPGLGLKTAQRLILELKEKISALVWERKSERMTAISQQTTEQDIFEDVVEGLVNLGYNRNDARKAADRAMKEIVDKTNMGEALRAALNIMTGSGK, from the coding sequence ATGATTGCACATCTCAACGGCGTCGTCGCGCGCGTCGAAGCCACCTATATCGTTCTGGACGTCGGCGGGGTGGGGTACAAAGTCGCCGTTCCGGTCAGCGTGCTCACGGCCCTGCCGCCGGTCGGCGATAAAACGCTGCTCCATATCCATACGATTGTCCGCGAAGACGACATCGCGCTTTACGGCTTCGCCCAGCCCGGCGACCAGCGCGTCTTCGAGCTCCTGATCGGCGTCACCGGCGTCGGCCCCAAAGTCGCCCTGTCCGTCCTCTCCGCCATGGACGCCGACACGCTCGCCCGCGCCATCGCGAACGAAGACACCAAAACCCTGATCCGCATTCCCGGTCTCGGCCTCAAAACCGCGCAGCGCTTGATTCTGGAGCTCAAAGAAAAGATCAGCGCCCTGGTCTGGGAGCGCAAATCCGAGCGCATGACCGCCATCAGCCAGCAGACGACCGAACAGGACATCTTCGAAGACGTCGTCGAAGGCCTCGTCAACCTCGGCTACAACCGCAACGACGCCCGCAAGGCCGCCGACCGCGCGATGAAAGAGATCGTGGACAAAACCAACATGGGAGAAGCGCTGCGCGCCGCGCTGAATATTATGACGGGGAGCGGGAAGTAG
- a CDS encoding ABC transporter permease: MSSPIVSEPHHDRAAARAARLRGGRTAPRWVSAGGVFLLVAALAVLGRILSPDFLTAGNLLNMLRAVTLLGIVAIGATFVTYSGHYVDLSTPAIMASAGIVTVAALPLGIAPALACGLLAGVAVGAINGAVVGYLRLNPIIWTLAMASMIDGAIRWGFHGQQVYPNEGTAAGRIMVSMYAAQLPGGVPVIVAVLGALAILGWFLMNSTAFGARVRLVGAAYEAARMTGLDVRALVALAFVVSSATAAVGGILLTSLNKVGAAYIGSGYDFMAVTAVVIGGVTLNGGRGSIPGALGGVLVIGLLRNIMTLIGIGSFGQLIVQGIVFIAAVGASAYSLRKAGRDDS, from the coding sequence ATGAGTTCTCCCATTGTTTCCGAGCCGCATCACGATCGGGCCGCCGCTCGAGCCGCCCGGCTGCGCGGCGGCCGAACGGCCCCGCGATGGGTGAGCGCCGGCGGCGTCTTTCTGCTGGTCGCGGCGCTCGCCGTGCTCGGACGGATCCTCTCCCCCGATTTTCTCACGGCGGGCAATCTGCTCAATATGCTGCGCGCGGTGACGCTGCTTGGTATCGTCGCGATCGGTGCGACCTTTGTCACATATAGCGGACATTATGTCGATCTCTCCACACCTGCGATCATGGCGAGCGCCGGGATCGTGACCGTGGCGGCGCTGCCGCTGGGGATTGCCCCGGCGCTCGCATGCGGCCTGCTTGCCGGAGTTGCGGTCGGCGCGATCAACGGCGCCGTCGTCGGATACCTGCGCCTCAACCCGATTATCTGGACGCTGGCGATGGCCTCCATGATCGACGGCGCCATTCGCTGGGGATTCCATGGCCAGCAAGTGTATCCCAATGAAGGAACGGCGGCGGGGCGGATCATGGTCTCGATGTACGCCGCGCAGCTTCCCGGCGGCGTTCCGGTGATTGTCGCGGTCTTAGGCGCGCTGGCGATCTTAGGGTGGTTTCTGATGAACAGTACGGCGTTCGGCGCGCGCGTGCGCTTGGTCGGCGCGGCTTATGAAGCGGCGCGCATGACGGGCCTCGACGTTCGGGCGCTGGTCGCGCTGGCGTTTGTTGTGTCGTCGGCGACGGCCGCTGTCGGAGGGATCCTGCTCACATCGCTCAATAAAGTCGGCGCGGCCTATATCGGATCGGGATACGATTTCATGGCGGTCACGGCCGTCGTCATCGGCGGGGTGACCCTGAACGGGGGGCGCGGCTCGATCCCGGGCGCGCTGGGCGGCGTGCTCGTCATCGGCCTGCTGCGCAATATCATGACGCTAATTGGGATCGGGTCGTTCGGCCAATTGATCGTTCAGGGGATCGTGTTCATCGCCGCCGTCGGCGCCAGCGCCTATTCTCTGCGAAAGGCGGGCCGCGATGATTCGTGA
- a CDS encoding type II toxin-antitoxin system VapC family toxin, producing MPDAEEAPKQFIIDCSLTMAWCFEDEATPESRALQDRLESEDAVVPSIWPLEVANVLLVGERRGRLTQADVTQFITILQSLPINVDHAAEGVVFGQVLALARAHRLSVYDASYLELALRRNLALATFDRELRQAAQTLGVVLL from the coding sequence ATGCCTGATGCGGAAGAAGCGCCGAAGCAATTCATCATCGATTGCTCTTTGACCATGGCCTGGTGTTTTGAGGACGAAGCCACTCCGGAGAGTCGTGCGCTGCAAGATCGCCTGGAAAGTGAAGACGCCGTTGTTCCGTCCATATGGCCTTTAGAAGTTGCGAATGTCCTTTTGGTTGGGGAGCGGCGCGGCCGGCTGACACAAGCGGACGTCACACAGTTCATCACAATTCTACAGTCATTGCCTATTAACGTGGATCATGCGGCAGAGGGCGTCGTTTTTGGGCAAGTCTTAGCGTTGGCGAGGGCGCATCGTCTTTCTGTCTACGATGCGTCGTATTTGGAGTTGGCGCTTCGGCGGAATTTAGCGTTGGCGACGTTTGATAGAGAACTTCGACAGGCCGCGCAAACGCTCGGCGTCGTTCTTTTATAG
- a CDS encoding universal stress protein, translating to MFNHILLATDGSEKARWAGVSAIEIAKEFDSCLTVIHVTPCASLLESWVEPHDGRQRELKEQQGKNALCEFTHLAEGTQIAYRTVAASGHPMEKIVHAAKTTGADLIVIGGCGAGGFKSLLRGGGVADGILHHAPCPVLIVRGPQRAGEMFQNILVAADGSQCAIKASQTAAGIAKKFASRVTIVNVFQTPLYADPYGAVAFCGAGDPLVDQLQESAVRSAALALDGQGTPYCCRKETGFPGSDIVRVACEEGCDLIVMGSRGLAGLKAFLLGCVSDRVAHSARGSVLIVK from the coding sequence ATGTTTAACCATATTCTGCTAGCCACGGATGGATCGGAAAAGGCGCGCTGGGCCGGCGTCAGCGCCATCGAAATCGCCAAGGAATTTGACTCTTGCCTGACAGTGATCCATGTCACCCCTTGCGCTTCTTTGCTGGAAAGCTGGGTAGAGCCGCACGATGGGCGCCAGCGGGAACTCAAAGAGCAGCAGGGAAAGAACGCTCTCTGTGAATTCACTCATCTCGCGGAGGGAACGCAGATCGCTTACCGGACCGTCGCCGCGAGCGGACACCCGATGGAGAAGATCGTTCACGCCGCCAAGACGACGGGGGCCGATCTGATCGTCATTGGCGGGTGCGGCGCGGGGGGCTTCAAATCGCTGCTTCGGGGCGGAGGAGTGGCGGACGGAATTCTGCATCACGCGCCCTGCCCGGTATTGATTGTCCGGGGGCCGCAGCGCGCCGGCGAGATGTTCCAAAATATCTTGGTCGCGGCGGACGGCTCCCAGTGCGCCATCAAGGCGTCGCAAACCGCGGCGGGCATCGCCAAGAAATTCGCCTCGCGGGTCACCATTGTCAACGTGTTTCAAACCCCGCTCTACGCCGACCCGTATGGCGCGGTGGCGTTCTGCGGAGCGGGCGACCCGCTGGTGGACCAGCTTCAGGAGAGCGCGGTGCGCAGCGCAGCGCTCGCTCTGGACGGCCAGGGCACGCCGTACTGCTGCCGCAAAGAGACGGGATTCCCCGGCTCTGATATTGTGCGCGTGGCGTGCGAGGAAGGCTGCGATCTCATCGTGATGGGCAGCCGCGGTCTCGCCGGCCTCAAAGCGTTCCTGCTGGGCTGCGTCTCCGACCGCGTCGCCCACAGCGCCCGCGGCTCGGTGCTGATCGTCAAATGA
- a CDS encoding alpha-L-fucosidase: MLTKHFWNTAAASLLLMGAALAGPAQAQGPAQTDPHMQWWRDARFGMFIHWGPISVMGQEISWSRSPGPGGANPGGIPAATYDNLYKQFNPTKFDAKAIVAMAKAAGMKYIVFTCKHHDGFCEFDSKLTDYKITNPESPYDKDIVKQLADATHAAGLHWCVYYSQPDYHNPDFHVNQAAYDQYFHRQVHELLTDYGKVDLIWFDGLGGTAQDWDAENLFREMRADNPNLIINNRCGLPGDYYTPEQTIGSYDDQKPWETCMTIGDQWAYKPGDNYKSAKQCIQTLARCVGGDGNLLLNIGPQSDGAVDPTQANRLQAIAGWMKTHSDAVAGTRGGPYKPTGDYVSTRKGDMVYIHVLNWNGEDIQLPPLSRKIVKSALLGGGRIAVHQSADGVTVHIPASAHDAADTVVALKLGGSAMDLAPIAPMPKTPLATLSASDVFRNDPTYAAGMAFDADEETRWATDDGTKQATLTATFEKPTTVQGIAIKEAIEERVQKFEIQYQQPGGSDWITVASGAKIGNTYQASFAPVTARAFRLNILDATDGPTISEITFVTAK; this comes from the coding sequence TTGTTAACGAAGCATTTTTGGAATACGGCGGCGGCGAGCCTGCTGCTGATGGGCGCCGCGCTGGCTGGACCCGCGCAGGCGCAGGGACCGGCCCAGACCGATCCGCACATGCAGTGGTGGCGCGACGCCAGGTTCGGCATGTTCATCCATTGGGGGCCGATCAGCGTGATGGGGCAGGAGATCAGCTGGAGCCGGTCCCCAGGCCCTGGCGGCGCGAACCCTGGCGGTATTCCGGCGGCCACGTACGACAACCTCTACAAGCAGTTTAATCCGACGAAGTTTGACGCCAAGGCGATTGTCGCGATGGCGAAGGCGGCGGGGATGAAGTATATCGTCTTCACCTGCAAGCACCACGACGGCTTCTGCGAATTCGATAGCAAGCTCACGGATTACAAGATCACGAATCCCGAGTCGCCGTACGACAAAGACATCGTCAAGCAGCTCGCCGACGCCACTCACGCGGCCGGCCTGCACTGGTGCGTTTACTACTCGCAGCCGGACTATCACAATCCCGACTTTCATGTGAACCAGGCAGCGTACGACCAATACTTCCACCGCCAGGTTCACGAGCTTTTGACGGATTACGGCAAAGTCGACCTGATCTGGTTCGATGGTCTGGGCGGAACGGCGCAGGATTGGGACGCCGAGAATCTCTTCCGCGAGATGCGGGCCGATAACCCCAATTTGATCATCAACAACCGGTGCGGGCTGCCGGGCGATTACTATACGCCGGAGCAGACGATTGGATCGTACGACGATCAAAAGCCATGGGAAACGTGCATGACGATCGGCGATCAGTGGGCGTATAAACCCGGCGACAACTATAAAAGCGCGAAGCAGTGCATTCAGACCCTGGCGCGGTGTGTCGGCGGCGACGGGAACCTGCTGCTCAATATCGGACCGCAGTCCGATGGCGCCGTCGATCCCACGCAGGCGAATCGGCTGCAAGCAATCGCCGGATGGATGAAGACGCACAGCGACGCCGTTGCCGGAACGCGCGGCGGTCCGTACAAGCCGACGGGCGATTACGTTTCGACGCGCAAGGGCGACATGGTTTATATCCATGTCCTGAACTGGAACGGCGAGGACATCCAGCTGCCGCCGCTGTCCCGAAAGATCGTCAAGAGCGCGCTGCTGGGCGGCGGTCGCATCGCGGTCCATCAGAGCGCCGACGGCGTGACGGTCCACATTCCCGCTTCGGCGCATGACGCCGCCGATACGGTGGTCGCGCTGAAGCTCGGCGGTTCGGCGATGGATCTGGCTCCGATCGCCCCCATGCCCAAAACGCCGCTCGCCACTTTGTCGGCATCGGATGTGTTCCGGAACGACCCGACCTACGCGGCGGGGATGGCGTTCGACGCCGACGAAGAGACGCGCTGGGCGACCGACGATGGGACAAAGCAGGCGACGCTGACGGCGACCTTTGAGAAGCCGACGACGGTGCAGGGGATCGCCATCAAAGAGGCCATCGAGGAGCGGGTTCAGAAGTTCGAGATCCAGTATCAACAGCCGGGCGGCTCCGATTGGATCACCGTGGCGAGCGGCGCCAAGATCGGCAACACCTACCAGGCGAGCTTCGCGCCGGTGACGGCGCGGGCGTTCCGCCTGAACATCCTGGACGCAACCGACGGTCCGACGATCTCCGAAATCACTTTCGTGACGGCGAAATAA
- a CDS encoding substrate-binding domain-containing protein → MKREPMAPSGDLAAAWAYRARIYLLCAAIFAAMAAVAPGFLTPGNLSSILKGTSANLYAAIGLTIVLIAGQLDLSIGALMTVGGMAAIGLEPKLGWPGAFAVAALCGLLVGAINGLLVTKAKISSFIVTLGTMTILGGAANLYSKGGTLFVSDFSFADRLDPAGLLFTPRVLLSLAALVLFALLLRRTSVGRGLYLIGGSARMAWYSGLPVDSYVLGAFMISGLLSALGGALFAASLNSANPSMGDRSLMPVIAAVIIGGTSMKGGKGSVIESAVAVLTLVALINGLSCLGAGFEVQQIASGAVLASVVAYDAWRAVRAAAVRGRRKELLAEFRDNDLTLVNEDDSITEENNSVEQRKDRTFAMACVAMVACVAIVAIYALSIRRPLGPLPETEPRTASASGSATSGAAAAAQADAAVMALKAIDGQPLISVDDAPLNAPPRPANPDALPLEDPMHWYDQEYAGWNVVRQNMPKSPGGPLAGRKVVCLRFMDHPYLTAYTRGMQKVADAYGIQLTTLVANNDINVQSQQVDQAINERPDLVIITPVDATAVVPLLRKLNQAGIPVIASNLMPIAQGTPYELTWTGPDDWGNTRMLAREFAKRMHYQGGYCIVRHMPGSAPFFSRTYGMVTELKKIAPKMVCLDMQSTGLEAEKTMQVVSDWITRYGSKLNGITSADDSGAQIGVDQAIANAHRPDIIRMAAGCSKVGMDAVKAGDLAAVTSQPAESDGAVPMKLAADWLSGKPIERPVYYLKKQLITKENVAQFQPAQW, encoded by the coding sequence ATGAAGCGAGAGCCCATGGCGCCGTCCGGCGATCTTGCCGCCGCCTGGGCGTATCGGGCGCGTATCTATTTGCTGTGCGCGGCGATCTTTGCCGCCATGGCCGCCGTCGCGCCCGGCTTCCTGACGCCTGGCAACCTCTCTTCAATCCTGAAAGGGACGAGCGCCAATCTTTACGCGGCCATCGGCCTGACGATCGTGCTGATCGCCGGACAGCTCGACCTCTCGATTGGCGCGCTCATGACGGTTGGCGGGATGGCGGCGATCGGGCTGGAGCCCAAACTGGGCTGGCCTGGCGCATTCGCCGTCGCCGCGCTCTGCGGCCTCCTTGTCGGGGCGATCAATGGCCTGCTGGTGACGAAGGCGAAGATCAGCTCATTTATCGTGACTCTCGGAACGATGACGATCCTCGGCGGCGCCGCGAATCTGTACAGCAAGGGCGGGACGCTCTTTGTCAGCGACTTCTCCTTCGCCGACCGGCTCGACCCCGCCGGCCTCCTCTTCACCCCGCGCGTGCTGCTGTCGCTGGCCGCTCTTGTGCTGTTCGCTCTTCTGCTGCGGCGGACATCCGTGGGGCGCGGTCTCTATCTCATCGGCGGCAGCGCGCGCATGGCCTGGTACTCCGGACTGCCCGTGGACAGTTATGTCCTCGGCGCTTTTATGATCTCCGGGCTGCTTTCGGCGCTGGGCGGCGCGCTCTTCGCCGCCAGCCTCAACTCGGCGAACCCGAGCATGGGCGACCGTTCGCTGATGCCGGTGATCGCGGCCGTGATCATCGGCGGAACCAGCATGAAGGGCGGCAAGGGCAGCGTGATCGAGAGCGCGGTCGCGGTGCTGACTCTGGTGGCGCTGATCAACGGCCTTTCGTGCCTGGGCGCCGGCTTCGAAGTGCAGCAGATCGCGAGCGGCGCGGTGCTCGCGAGCGTGGTCGCCTACGACGCCTGGCGGGCGGTCCGCGCCGCCGCCGTGCGCGGCCGGCGCAAGGAGCTTCTGGCGGAGTTTCGCGACAACGATCTCACGTTGGTCAATGAGGACGACAGTATTACGGAGGAGAATAACTCAGTGGAGCAGCGCAAGGACCGAACTTTCGCGATGGCGTGCGTGGCGATGGTCGCCTGCGTCGCCATTGTCGCCATCTACGCCCTGTCCATCCGGAGGCCGCTGGGGCCGTTGCCGGAGACCGAGCCGCGCACAGCCTCGGCGTCAGGCTCCGCGACAAGCGGCGCGGCGGCGGCCGCGCAGGCGGACGCCGCCGTGATGGCGCTCAAAGCCATCGACGGCCAGCCGCTGATCTCCGTGGACGACGCGCCGCTGAACGCCCCGCCCCGCCCCGCCAATCCCGACGCCCTGCCGCTGGAAGACCCGATGCACTGGTACGACCAGGAGTACGCCGGCTGGAATGTCGTCCGTCAGAACATGCCCAAGTCCCCCGGCGGCCCGCTCGCCGGGAGAAAAGTGGTGTGTTTGCGCTTCATGGACCATCCCTATCTCACAGCGTACACGCGCGGCATGCAGAAAGTCGCCGATGCCTACGGGATCCAGCTGACAACATTGGTCGCCAACAACGATATCAATGTCCAATCCCAGCAGGTCGATCAAGCGATCAACGAGCGCCCCGACCTGGTCATCATCACGCCGGTGGACGCTACTGCCGTCGTGCCGCTGCTGCGCAAGCTCAATCAGGCCGGCATTCCCGTGATCGCCAGTAATCTGATGCCCATTGCGCAGGGAACGCCTTACGAACTGACCTGGACCGGCCCCGACGACTGGGGCAACACGCGCATGCTCGCCCGCGAATTCGCCAAGCGCATGCACTACCAGGGCGGCTACTGTATCGTGCGCCACATGCCCGGCTCCGCCCCGTTCTTCTCCCGCACCTACGGCATGGTCACGGAGCTCAAGAAGATCGCGCCGAAGATGGTTTGCCTGGACATGCAGTCGACGGGCCTGGAAGCCGAAAAAACGATGCAGGTCGTCAGCGACTGGATCACGCGCTACGGCTCCAAACTCAACGGGATCACCAGCGCCGACGACTCCGGCGCGCAGATCGGCGTCGATCAGGCCATTGCGAACGCGCATCGCCCCGACATCATCCGCATGGCCGCCGGATGCAGCAAGGTCGGCATGGACGCCGTCAAGGCCGGAGACCTCGCCGCCGTCACCTCCCAGCCCGCCGAATCCGACGGCGCCGTCCCGATGAAACTGGCCGCCGACTGGCTTTCGGGGAAACCGATCGAGCGCCCGGTGTACTATTTGAAGAAACAGCTGATCACGAAGGAAAACGTCGCCCAGTTCCAGCCGGCGCAGTGGTAA
- a CDS encoding phytanoyl-CoA dioxygenase family protein: protein MSTLAMNTKLSQEQIAQFHREGYLMVGDVFTEADLQPVIDEVSEEIDIRARELVASGELSQTYEGEDFEYRLAKISAETDKVALGIWNGQLAGPAFFGLITNPSLLDVAEQICGEELIASSVYRLRPKIPGHRNSAVPWHQDSGYFEPYCDKALVLTVWLPLVNADASNGCMWVLPKTHLGEVVPHIQANGKPYLEIPDTHLPEGEPLCVPVKKGGVLLMTNKTAHASFENSTDRVRWSMDLRYQSAALPTNANITRLPGESVPSPEDGVPIACYPPEADFLVRSKARPNEIVTSAAEFHRLRNEHLAQPMTNRFAGTWA from the coding sequence ATGAGCACATTGGCGATGAACACAAAGCTCTCGCAGGAACAGATCGCCCAGTTCCATCGCGAGGGGTATCTGATGGTGGGGGATGTCTTCACCGAAGCCGACCTCCAGCCCGTGATCGATGAAGTCAGCGAAGAGATCGATATCCGCGCGCGCGAGCTAGTCGCAAGCGGCGAGCTCTCTCAGACTTACGAAGGCGAAGATTTCGAGTATCGGCTGGCGAAGATCAGCGCGGAGACCGACAAGGTCGCTCTGGGGATCTGGAACGGCCAGCTTGCCGGTCCCGCCTTCTTCGGCCTGATCACCAATCCCAGCCTGCTGGATGTCGCCGAGCAGATCTGCGGCGAAGAACTGATCGCGAGCAGCGTCTACCGCCTGCGCCCGAAGATCCCCGGCCACCGCAACTCGGCGGTCCCGTGGCACCAGGATTCGGGTTACTTCGAGCCGTACTGCGACAAGGCGCTCGTTCTGACCGTCTGGCTTCCGCTGGTGAACGCCGACGCCTCCAACGGCTGCATGTGGGTTCTCCCCAAGACGCATCTGGGCGAAGTCGTCCCGCATATCCAGGCAAACGGCAAGCCTTATCTGGAAATCCCTGACACGCATCTGCCCGAAGGCGAGCCGCTGTGCGTCCCGGTCAAAAAGGGCGGCGTGCTGCTCATGACCAACAAAACCGCGCACGCGAGCTTTGAAAACTCGACCGACCGCGTCCGCTGGAGCATGGACCTGCGCTACCAGAGCGCCGCCCTGCCCACGAACGCAAATATCACCCGCCTGCCCGGCGAATCCGTCCCGTCGCCCGAGGACGGTGTCCCAATCGCCTGCTACCCGCCCGAAGCCGACTTCCTGGTGCGCAGCAAAGCGCGTCCGAACGAGATCGTGACCTCGGCGGCGGAGTTCCACCGCCTGCGTAACGAACATCTCGCGCAGCCGATGACGAACCGGTTCGCGGGGACCTGGGCTTAG
- a CDS encoding HIT family protein translates to MSECTLCHLTRGVVTSNEYWTAAINQNQATLGRVFFALRRHETDVAALSAEERDALWEIAGQFKRALASLFAPDHFNFMFLMNQDAHVHMHIYPRYASTREFAEQVFSDSHYGGHYDPSEARALTDEQQALLVSCFRRSLAIGD, encoded by the coding sequence ATGTCCGAATGCACGCTTTGTCATCTCACGCGCGGCGTCGTCACCTCCAATGAGTATTGGACGGCGGCGATCAATCAGAACCAGGCGACTCTGGGGCGCGTTTTCTTCGCGCTGCGCCGTCACGAGACCGATGTCGCCGCGCTGTCCGCGGAGGAGCGCGACGCGCTTTGGGAGATCGCCGGGCAGTTCAAGCGCGCGTTGGCGTCCTTGTTCGCGCCCGACCACTTCAACTTTATGTTCCTGATGAATCAGGACGCCCACGTGCATATGCATATCTATCCCCGATATGCGTCGACGCGCGAGTTCGCGGAGCAGGTCTTCTCCGACAGCCATTACGGCGGCCACTACGATCCATCTGAAGCGCGCGCTCTCACCGACGAGCAGCAGGCGCTCCTGGTCTCCTGCTTCCGCCGTTCGCTCGCCATCGGCGACTAA
- a CDS encoding type II toxin-antitoxin system Phd/YefM family antitoxin, with protein MASVGSYEAKTYLPSLLERVAKGEQITITKHGVPIARIVPIAEKDSLSRADAIQRLRLFSKGKTLGGLSVREMMEEGRR; from the coding sequence ATGGCGTCTGTAGGATCTTACGAAGCAAAAACTTATCTGCCAAGCCTCTTAGAGCGTGTCGCAAAAGGCGAGCAGATTACGATTACAAAGCACGGTGTGCCCATCGCGCGTATCGTTCCCATCGCTGAAAAGGACAGCCTTTCACGAGCCGATGCGATTCAAAGGCTGCGCTTGTTTTCCAAAGGAAAGACGCTTGGCGGGTTGTCTGTTCGTGAAATGATGGAAGAAGGGCGGCGCTAG
- a CDS encoding sugar ABC transporter ATP-binding protein, translating into MPPLALQLRGVSKRYPGMLAVDAVDFDVRPGEVHALLGENGAGKSTLVSLIAGSFSDYTGDAWIDGERVTLHTPAAAKALGIEMIHQELSLAPPLSLAENLLAGQLPAKRGIVDRRALREEAARLLRWVGVDLDPDTRVEEISQPQAQLVEIAKALGANPKILIMDEPTSSLSREEVARLFRLVKELRATGLAVIYISHHLPELAEIADRVTVMRDGKKVDTLEMGEATPERLVEMMVGGVAAALYPKRASAPGAERLRVDDLSRAGFFHNVSFAMRAGEIVGIGGLSGAGRSELARSICRIDPVTRGRIAIDGEPSRAKSYGQAIREGFAYLTEDRKSQGLALRLSVSDNILGGVIGRQSRFGVYSSRRGQGVVREMIAALQVQPPDAAREAGGLSGGNQQKVLLAKWLATKPKVLILDEPTRGVDVAAKAVIHQAIVEAAGQGVAVLLISSDLPELVGLSDQVLILRKGRLIGRLDKTDCSEQAALLAANGQGALSPI; encoded by the coding sequence ATGCCACCACTCGCCCTCCAGCTTCGCGGCGTCAGTAAACGCTATCCCGGCATGCTGGCCGTGGACGCCGTGGATTTCGACGTCCGGCCCGGCGAGGTCCACGCCTTGCTCGGAGAGAACGGCGCGGGGAAGTCGACGCTGGTCAGTTTGATCGCCGGGTCGTTTTCGGATTACACGGGCGACGCGTGGATCGACGGCGAGCGGGTGACGCTGCATACGCCGGCGGCGGCGAAGGCGCTGGGGATTGAGATGATCCATCAGGAGCTTAGCCTGGCGCCGCCGCTGAGTTTGGCCGAGAATTTACTCGCGGGCCAACTGCCCGCGAAGCGAGGAATTGTCGATCGGCGCGCGCTTCGGGAGGAGGCGGCGCGGCTGCTGCGGTGGGTGGGCGTCGATCTGGACCCGGATACGCGGGTGGAGGAGATCAGCCAGCCGCAGGCGCAGCTGGTGGAGATCGCGAAGGCGCTGGGCGCCAATCCCAAAATTTTGATCATGGACGAGCCGACGTCTTCGCTGAGCCGTGAGGAAGTCGCGCGGCTGTTTCGACTGGTGAAAGAGTTACGCGCCACGGGGCTCGCCGTGATCTATATTTCGCACCATTTGCCGGAGCTGGCCGAGATCGCGGACCGCGTAACGGTGATGCGGGACGGCAAAAAAGTCGATACGCTGGAGATGGGCGAGGCTACTCCGGAGCGGCTGGTGGAGATGATGGTTGGGGGCGTGGCGGCGGCGCTGTATCCGAAGCGCGCGAGCGCTCCCGGCGCGGAGCGTCTGCGGGTGGATGATCTGAGCCGGGCCGGCTTCTTCCACAACGTGTCGTTTGCCATGCGCGCTGGCGAGATCGTCGGAATCGGCGGGCTGTCGGGGGCGGGGCGCAGTGAACTCGCGCGCTCGATTTGCCGGATCGATCCCGTGACGCGCGGCCGGATCGCGATCGACGGCGAGCCGTCGCGGGCGAAGAGTTACGGGCAGGCGATCCGGGAAGGCTTCGCGTATTTGACAGAGGACCGCAAGAGCCAGGGATTGGCGCTGCGGCTGAGCGTCTCGGACAATATTTTGGGCGGCGTGATCGGGCGCCAATCGCGTTTTGGGGTTTATTCCTCGCGCCGAGGCCAGGGCGTCGTGCGGGAGATGATCGCCGCGCTGCAAGTGCAGCCGCCGGACGCCGCGCGTGAGGCGGGCGGCCTGAGCGGCGGCAACCAGCAGAAAGTCTTGCTGGCGAAGTGGCTGGCGACGAAGCCCAAGGTCTTAATCCTGGATGAGCCGACGCGGGGCGTGGATGTCGCGGCCAAGGCCGTGATCCATCAGGCGATTGTGGAGGCGGCCGGCCAGGGCGTCGCTGTCCTGCTGATCTCTTCGGACCTTCCCGAACTGGTCGGACTGTCGGACCAGGTGCTGATTTTACGCAAAGGCCGCTTGATCGGACGTTTGGACAAAACCGACTGTTCGGAGCAAGCGGCGCTGCTGGCCGCGAACGGTCAGGGAGCGCTGTCGCCGATATGA